TTAAATAACTTGTTGTTATCAGAggaaattttattcaaaatattcagcAAAAAATTGTCAGGGAGTATTTTAtgctatataataatttttgaaaggAATTGTTATAGCTGTACGcacattttaaaacaaggaGTCGTGCAATAGAAAAGACAAATATTGACGTTGTTTATCAAAAAACAAGGATACATGTACACGTGTGTGGTTCGACCACATGGctgaaatcaaaaacaaatatattttttttttctctttcaaagttaattttatttaattttctttaagtGCCAACAGTTTGGTTTAGATTTGAGTCTCTTTCAACGGGGAAAAGTAAAGTAGTAAAAACTGATGTTTACTTTGAAACAAGGATACATGTAACTGACCTACAGAAGCACATGGCGAGCACAtggtttattgaattttctttcAATGATTTTCCGTTGCCGTTGCTaactttcaaatataaataaatggtaAATAATGCTTCTTGGTAACATGTTAGGACTACCagaattagaaaaatattttatctggCGAGTTTTGAAATAACCTTTCGTGTTGGTATGCGAACCGGAGCCATTGCAAAATATTCAATTCGTTGATTAATTGTGTCCATTATCATGTGAAAGGAGAATATCATCGTGGCTACACGCCTACATTAATGTGTTTCAATACTTGAATTTATAAGACGAGTCCTGGTCCGCatacttaatttatttattgtttatttacacaCTTAATGGAATGTACCCAGAATGCTTTGTATTGTTATCAAATATGTAGTTCAAAGTACTGAGTTCTATCACTTAAAATCTGAAGCAAACTTTATACATGGTTTCAGATGTGGGAACGTATGCATTACATGTATGCATATTATTGCAAAACTTCTGTTCGAGGAACAAGAATCCAccttaataataaatacactaGTCTCCGTTGTTTCGCCTTCTATGAAAGAGTTTCTCCGGTGTACAAGAGGTCAACATCAACATAATAATTATCGAATATAGGTGTTCTTGATGGATAATGGAGTACAGAGTTACTTGAATTTCACACAACCTTATTAATCGTACtgtcttcttttaaataaaaaaccgGTCACAGcctatttaatttaatttagctattttgtgcattttttgaTACATCAGTATTTTGCTAAGTATATTAATTACACATGTGTGATATTTTCTACTGGACATTTAATCAAGCAATAATCAATCTGGATTAATCGAATATTCAGACAGTGTTTTTTAATTCTAGTTATTCTTTTAGGAGTCATGTCAGCACAGCTCAGGCGGTCTGCCAGGAAAAGGAAAAATTTGCCAATACTGGCTGCTGCATCAGCAAGGAAAAAGGTTAACCAGAGAGTACCTGACACTATGTCAGTAACTGCACCACAGTTGCCTACACTTGATACTGGTACACCATTCATACCCATTACTAGTTCTACTGGTACATACCCAATGTTGTTTTCACAGACAGGGGCAGGCATATATACCAGCGCAAGTACAGGGCCAGTCGATTTGACAAGCACAGCTAATACCCTGTTATACTCAAGAGTACCACTACCAGACCAAAGAGTGTGCAACACTGTTACCAGTCAAGATCCTCCAGAACATTCCTTAGGTAATACTAATGGTGCCTCAAGTTTTACAATGCCATTTAGTACTTTTGATCACCCTATTCAGATACCCAGCATGCATGCTAATATTGCTTTTAATGTTTCTCAAAGTATCAgagaaaaaattatgaaaagtgaATTTATTGATTTAGGCATTTTGTTAATTAACAATACTCAGCAGGCTACACAAAAGCTTGTTTTTAGAGGAGGTGAATTTATTGTGCAAACAGaaaatatgcaaaacaaaattgggTCTATTGACCAATGGACATCAgcatttatcatttttgttagtatatatatattgtactgTGCATTCAGGTAGATTACAAGAATTACTTAAATACATGTCAGTTGTACGTTTGGGCGCAAAAAGAAATCCTAATAATTTAGGTTGGAAGTTATATGATGAGCAATTTAGGTTGCGAAAAACACTGGATCCAGCAAGTTCATGGGCTATAGTAGATCCAGAGCTTTGGTTATTATATATGGCTGATAGTATTGGCACACAAAATTTGGAAGTAAATGTAGTTTCTTCTGGTTACAATACATTTTCTGCTAATAGAAATGTGGTTAAAACGCCAAAGTGCTATGCCTTTAATTATAAGGGCAAATGTTTCAATTCATTTTGTCAATATAGTCATGCATGTATACAATGTCATGGTGTTCACTCAGTTATAAACTGTCAATTCAAGCAATATAATTTGCCTTCGCAAATAAGACCAAATCAACAGCCAGAAAGACCCCAGCAGGGATACCAGAAGATTTAAACATTAATTTCAAACTATAATTGGGTCCCTTGTAGATAGTTCAGTTGCCCAAAGTACATGTACCTAAAACAACATATCAAAGAGGTGTATTGGCCTTTAATGAGTTCAGaaattgtttggtttataaatgTATGACCATTACCATTGTATGAATTGTGCAATTTTATAGCTATTTGTTTCAAGCAGTTACTCGCATTTCTCTATCAAGTGTTATTTAGcagtgataatttttttttttttccagtaGTTTGAATGTCTTGGgagattttacaaaaattgattataaaaaatgatgGAGGGAGTTAACCGGTCAAGGCCAAATTAGGGATTCAAGATTGCCTATTACCAAAGAATTATTTCTATTAATAGTTAAATTCTACCGTTTATTAtaccccgctttaaaaaaggggggtatactgttttaccgaGCTGTCCttccaatgaatatttttcgtctcatttttttcagaaactacaatacaaggatttctgaaatttggtttcagggtttatctaagtcagctataccgtgtgatgcgttttcagattgatcacttgacaacttcctgtttaccgaacacttgtatgattttacacatgatagccaagttgaaaattttcgtcacatttttctcaacaactacaatacaaggatttctgaaatttggtttcaggattcatataagtcagctataccgtgtgatgcgttttcataTTCATCCCATTCACTTGTTTGTTCCTCCAGTTATGCAGTTAAGTTGTTTAAAGCTGCCTTCTCGTTAGCCAATCATGGTCTTTTGAGATAGGAGaattagttttgttttgtgtttttgtctcggtgatataaatacaatattgtacCCTTGACAAACTTTGTATAATTGATCTTGTGAAAATTTTTACTGTAGATATATACAGTTTTTTACGATTTTTTGAGCAACTTTTCTAGTAGTTACATGTAACTTGAAGTTTGCTTTGATTTATTGTGGATGTATTTGGCTCACAGCTTGGCAGCGAACCTCCATTTTATGGCGGTTGACAATGAATCATTATTCTGTTTCACTGTCAATCTGGCATAATTCGCTGcatcaaaaaacattttgttttatgaataggaTCATTTACTACAGATCTAGATGAACAATGTAAGGGTTTCGATCCATCACCTGTGTTCCCACGGTGATTTCCAAATTGTTTTAATCCTATCTTCAGTTACCATTATCTGTGGtagtaatttatatatatatatatgacagtaCGGTTGCCATAATCAGCAATATGCGGGTAACCTCATTTTTCAGttatatacaacatgtataaattatgagaataataatattaaaggcTGTGGCCAAATACTGCCAATTTGTTGTTTGGTTTTAATAAGCATCTGGGATAATAGAATTTAAGTCCTGTACTTAAATTCAGTTATCACGGTGCGCTGTACTATTACATTGGTTGGTCATTAGTGAGTTTCAGAAAACTCAAATTTCATTGGTGGTTAGTGAACCATACAATTTGACGTCATGATCCTTTTTTAATTCGGGTCCAACAGGAGAGGCTGCTTAAATAACTTGTTGTTATCAGAggaaattttattcaaaatccctCCCTCCTcccaaaatgtatatttattgtaaatacaatttattaGAATAAGATACTGCCTGTGttgtaatttataatttcaggtGATGTTTCAGTTGTCATTTGTTTGAACACCTATATGTATTTGGCCAATTGGACAGACAGGACCTGTGAAGAAGTCTGATCGAAGTTATCAAACCTTCCAACAAGACTTTGAATTTATTAGGCCTGTGATTTGCATAATTCGCTGcatcaaaaaacattttgttttatgaataggaTCATTTACTACAGATCTAGATGAACAATGTAAGGGTTTCGATCCATCACCTGTGTTCCCACGGTGATTTCCAAATTGTTTTAATCCTATCTTCAGTTACCATTATCTGTGGtagtaatttatatatatatatatgacagtaCGGTTGCCATAATCAGCAATATGCGGGTAACCTCATTTTTCAGttatatacaacatgtataaattatgagaataataatattaaaggcTGTGGCCAAATACTGCCAATTTGTTGTTTGGTTTTAATAAGCATCTGGGATAACAACCGGTACTGAAAGACATATTTTATGAATACCGCTCGAGTTATTTCCCTTCAAAcgtaaacaaaaattttgaatttcattatttcaCAAACGATCACAATTAGAAGTTTGTTTGTCGTAGATTCGTCATTTGAACGCATTTTCGTcacaattgatataaatcaaatgcCATCAAAAACTATTGCCAATTtcctttaacaaatatttatagaactttattcaaaaagttaaaattgtctTCACGAGTTAAACAGGTGCTTTCTGTACTTTGAGCTACGCATGCATGAAAGTAGTCCTATAACTATTTATAGACCCTGATAAAAAACGTAAAATATGAAATCATTTAGAAGCAATTAAACGAGAGAGACAAAAATATATCTCTTACTAAAGGAATTAAAACCCAAAAATTATAATGTCCTGATGAATCAGGACTCGTTTTGAATTTACTATACACGTGTCACTTCCCGTTTTCGTTTCATTTTCAAACCAAAAGTAGAAAACGTTATCTATTCTTGATTGGTTTACAACTTCCTTTCAGTCGTTATACTCGTTCCAAAAAGGATTTTATACAGTTCCAACTTAATagaaatgattttcaaatatcGATTTAGACGATATATAAGGATAATGGTTATGCAGCACTTGATAAAATCATTGCAAGTTAATTTCTACTGTAattccttgtttaaaaaaaaaatgattccaACTTGTGTTGTTCAGGAATGTCCTCAGGAACAAACTGAAGAGAAATTGTGAACCAAGTTTCTATATCCCATGTCAAAATCTTTCACAATAAGGGTCAATTAAATCATACAATACTGACTGCCAGTCATGCCTACAAGTCCTTTACATCTTACAAAGTCAAATATGAAGCTAGTTACATACATCCTTGGTCCCTTGctgttacacaaaaaaaaaggttgatTTTCATGGAGCGCAAAAGTGACTAAAGCCCTCAAAATCCTGTATatgttttaaacactttttcttgtttaacaatttgttttaatgattgaTTACAGATGTATATGTCCTTTTTATAGCATTAAACtagtatatgttttaaatgaatCCATTTTATAGAAATTGCCTGTTCATATTAAGTAAGTGCCCTAAAATTGTTGTCCATCGCGCTTAATGTGCCCTCTGAGCTAACAATTACCCTGCCCTTTTTAAAAGCTGCAGGAAACACTAATTATATATCATAATACTTGAAATAGCTGATTTTTCACCTTCAAAATGTTGAGAAAATACAATATAACCCTGTAAAAGTCCATGAGTCAAATGCCCAAACctacaaaaaaaatggattCATCCGTTTCCATTTCCAtagtttctttttcaaattaaaaacacttacgtaaatgtcattaaaaagaCAGCTGGCATAATAAATATCTCGGTACAGGCTATAAATCTCAATATACTGACTTGTTGAGCCTGTAGTTTGGTTATCATATTTCTGACAAACTGAATGGACTGTGGACCCATAACCtgtgaagaaaaacaataataacagTTAATAATAgcttaaaattatttataatttaacaatgcaatatctttagatttgttttacaGAGAAGTAATTTATTCAAACTAGAATCTATTCCAAAAACTTGCAAACTAGTTTCTGCTTTGAGAGTTGagactacatgtatttatatggttattttaatatgttaaaacatCAGTTTTATAGCATCATGAACAGATTCTGCTCAAACTAATGCTGGATGCTGTTGAAAATATCAGTGAGATCTGAGCTTTTGTTCATGCTGAAGACCTAAATGGGATTTTGATTTGAAGAATAGCAAtacaatagacaactttcgagtttgATGCATTTCTGtccaaaatttgattttagtgaacatcattcaAGCATTTAGAGACATTGTCACTTCCTTTCAATGTTGAGCGTGGTTGAAAAACTATGATGCTATATTGCATGACTTATTTGGCATATTAAATTCTCATAATTAtcaatcagcactgctgtcattagagAATTGTGATCAAGTACCTACataacaaacattatttctagGTTATCGTGCACAATGACAATCAccaagacgcttgatgaacatttatagtgcagggatacaggcaaCCCCTGCTATCTGGTAAAGGATTCACgtaggcgtgcataattgacgactTTTAAGTctattaagaataaaaaaatgagcTGTCAAATTGGcaaaaaaaactgcattttgaaagatgatttctgttttttttcccAGACCTTCCACATTCTATGCTTATTTTCCAATCTATCAAGGACCTAACTCCTGTCACCTGCCCACGATTCAGAAAAACaggatgaaaaaaaatctaaaaaccaaaacatattttatggatttatatatcaaatcatCAATATACTTACATTCAAAATCAGTACTGTAAAGTTACATGCATGTAACACTGCATACAAGCAGATAGGAATTAGAGACACTAAACAAACGTtaagaataacaatataaaaatcatttatataaaacttcATGAAAGaacttcaaaatgtttttttttaaagttgaggGAAGACTTCACCTAAAATTTATCCATGAAAGTAATACTAtacttaaaattttcatatgCATTTCCTTTTCAACCATAAATTTTATGCATtctcttatacatgtacatgtaaagcAGTATCCTCTAATAGCCTTCCAGAGCACTCAAAATCACCCCTGGTTTGTaatggggtttgtgttgctaagtctttagttttccatgttgtgttttgtatactgtttctttcataattttttgcCATGGTGTTGTTGGTTCATTTTCCACTTATAAGTTTAAATATCCTTTTGGTATAGTTTGCCTCTCTTTTATAGACCATGTTcaaaaaaccaggttcaacccaccattatttctttcttagaatgtcctgtaccaattcaggaaaatGGCCACTGGTATATCATAGTTCGCTTCTGagtgtgttgcattttagtgtttCTAGTGTcatagttctcctcttatatttgatgtgtttccctcagtttaagtttgtaacctggatttgtttttttctcaattgatttctgaatttcgaacagcagtataccactgttgtctttatttgataaaaatcaaaaatgtcccCCAAGGTTGTCATTTGTGTAACAATTTGCTGCATTATAAACTTCCACTGGTAATTTGTCTGAGCATTTCTAGTTGTAATTTGAAAGTGAGAATTTCTGCTTAAAGAAAAAAGGATACTTGTTAATGGATAGCTGTTCATAAACATGAGagaataaatcaaataatggcAGCTGTCTTCTGCTAACAAAAGGGATAAAAACTGTCTGTTCAGTTGAAAGTTAGGTAATCGTTGATGAAGTCTCAGTGCACTTGTTGCAGCATTACTGATCAATGCTCGCTGATAAAATCCATATGGGCCACCACTGAAAATATAAAGCATTAAGtcaaatacaatataaataagacaaaaaagacatatgtacagtagttgttgtcTGGTTATGTACTTtgtatgtgtttctcgtttcatgtttttttatagattagaccgttggttttcacgtttgaatggttttacagtagtaatttttggggccctttatagcatgctgttcagtgtgagccaaggttctgtgttgaaggcagtaccttgacctaaaatggtttacttttataaattgttatttggatggagagttgtctcattggcactaataccacattTTCCTTTATCAGTATAAAAGATGCATCAACTTCAAGAATCCAACAATAAGAAACATCATCATCTTAAATGATATAGGAACAATTTAAATTCTAATAATGTATGACTGTAGTACAATAATAACAACATATTCCATTGAGATTTTGATACCAAACCTGTTTATCTAGCAGAATGTTAactttttcaaactttatatatattgtgtacAGCAAAACATGTTTTTAGTAATAGCAGAAACAACTTTCTAAGACATTACATTCAATTTGTACTTGTCATGAGCAAGATGAGCAGAACAGGTACCTCAGGTGGAGGAGCAGAAACTGCTTACCCGTCCAGAAAATCTGTGTttgacaacttttattttttggggtTAGTATTGCTCAATCCTTTGTTTtctgtgtactgttgtttgtttttcccCTAGCCATAGTGTTGTCTTTCACTTTACTTGACACACTTATGATttttgattatctcccttattgtATTAAATCAATAATGGTATTACCCAACAAGTggaaagaaaaagagaaaagtaCAGATAATGGTAAAGATTCTGGTGGCCCACAGAGCTGATTCTATCTTCTTAGACATCATAAAAgtctgaaaataataaaatatgcttataaCATCCTATCATTTACACTGGATTGTTGCATATCTATAGATATATGTTTTATGTCAAATaccatgtatgtttttttttatcataatcatagatatgttttaagtttttgtggCAATGTCATTTATGTGGCAATTTGCTATTTGTGTTTGTGTGGCAGATCCATGCAAGATTTTGTGGCAAGGCCAATTATGTGTTTTGTGTGGCGTCCATATATGTGTTTTGTGTGACATGTTCATGCATGTTTTTGTTGCAAGGCCATTTACCAGTATGTGTTTTGTGTGGCATATCCATGCATGTTTTTGTGGCAAATCCCAATATGTGTTTCAAGTGGCATGTccatataaatgttttgtttggcttgtccaaaaaatatgttgtgaCATCTCTACATTTGTTTTATGTGGCATCTCCATGTTTGTATGTATAGATACTTGTCTGACAAATTTGTATGCTTGAtgtacaaatttgaaaaaaacaaatacacaaaaaaattatttctgtaaacaaacttatttttgcTGCTACTTTATTACGGGTTAAGCCCTTTCAAACACATTTCACATTGATTTGTTTCGCAATTCTATAATCAATTTGttgtagaaaataatgaaacatcctagttttacatattcaggacaatttatattcacattatttttccACTCGTTaaagtcatgaaaataaatctcTTGCGGTTAACAGTACGGATAAGTAACTTTATAACAGATACAATACTCATAAAGTCGACATCAACAATAACATGCAATTACTATGAAAGATCTCCCCCAAAAGtgattttaaacttaattaCTTTAAGTGTTTGGCACATCCATGTTAGATCTATGTTTTACATGtgatataaatatgtaacatgATTGACCTACCAATACAGAGCCACCAGTGTGTTGTCCTGCATTGCCTTCAGTATTACTGCCACTTCCTGTGGACCCACTTGATCCACTTCCTGTGGCCTCACTTGTGCCACTGTTATCAGCCATttctaaaaaagacaaaaacatacattaaaagttaaattaaatGCTTAACCATTAAAAGGCTTGTATAGTCCAAGGTTTTatcagagctccagataagctgcCTATTTGCATGATCACGcaatacaaatgataaaaaaaccaATGCAATTGCCCATTGCAGGGTTCAAACCCAATTAGTTCAAAGGAAAACCCAATTATATGCCAAAACCATGAGTTCTGAACCCTTTAATTGGCTACTGTTTGCGTGATTTACCCTTATCTGTTTACAGTCGTCGCGTAAAtctatttgtataatatttataattggaaatgtcctttcattctaaaaatagatcccTGCATCAAGTAGCAGAAATGGGTCCCTGCTGGAATTTTCCGTTGCCCAAAGGTACActtgtttttgaaaacatttcgaTCTTCTTAGCGTTTATCCAATTAGCGTGTGTcaagttgacatattttttttgaattgcttgggatttatcataacatatattgaattaaaatgaaagaaaatgtcctgtaaaaatattgaatagaagcaTGTTTTCAGCTTCTTTTGAATAGCTGAGGGAAAGTTATGATGATAACAAGACTCAGCCAGTGATTTTAGGAAGCGTCCATCTAACACATGTAACACACGGGCATGTTTGCGTAACTTAACAGGAACATTGCTAATAAACACGGGTTTCGTCAAAAACAAACTCAGTTGGAAAAAGTGAAAGGCCAAATCATAATATGTAGTAGTCCAAttaatgaagtaaaaaaaaataattataatagtCTTTCAACTATAACTATTTGgactacatgtacaaatgtagttgGAGGCATCCGAAACCAAAAGTTCTAATAAGGGATCACTTAAcccagatttatgtaaattgaataaaacaaaaacattcaagtatagttagagtttatatactatttttttttcattttactgttaatGAGTGAATGAACACACAGGCACTCGTCTATATAAAGGCATAcagggaaaaaaaatttgagacgagtgcctgtgaaaacacatatcctttttttacagtttatataagttgtgagaaaatacaaaactagCAGAAGGTTTGAAACTACACACAAATTAAATCTACAATTGCTGTTCAgtgaataaaccaaataaaatagCTAGCATGTAtacaaagaaagaaacatatttaagaTGGAAAAACATCTGGGGTTGATATTGCCTACATATTCAATATTGACAATTTGTGTTGATGAAAAAAACCAATACATTAAGGAGCTTGGTGGTGaaaaacccaatttgatattaacttGAGGGTGAATTGGGattgataatgcaattaaagACTTATCACCcaattacataagaaaatggtgggtaaaaacccaaatttgtgaatttttatCTGGAGCTCCGAGCTGTTTTATTCTCCAAAATCAAACTTGCCAGGCAGTGGTGCAGAGTACcaatttcttaatttcaaaattaattatcaatacttcatttaaatttaattataatttgcaattaattaaataatttattttgacattttagaaGCGagtaatatacattttgtaaacaagatatgtttaagaagaaaaattggaataaatgcatttaataatgaaaaactaTACCACTTATTTGTCTTTTATGTATTATTACTTGTAATAGTGTCCCTCTCAAAATAAGCTATTGTATGCATCTTATTTACTGGAAAAATTGGATAATTAAGTGTTATAATTCTTgctattttaaatttcagttctttttttcctttcttttcagGTGTAATGTAATGAATTCAATCAGAAATCACAACATTTTTATCAAACTCACCAGGCTTTATTTGTATGCCAATCTATAGCAAAATGGAATTGGTACCAACATTGTTTGCaacaataatatttcaaatagatgTTAATTatcctttttcaaaaatatcaaattccacACATAATATGATGgatgtaaatataaaagaagaagatgtaATATGATTGCAGATGAGACACTtatccaaaagagaccaaaatgacactgacattaacaactatatatgacaatgtaaaacaatacatgttttttgtacaaactagaaaactaacggccttatttgtataaaaaaatgaacgaaaaacaaatatgtaacacataaacaaacaacaaccactgaattgcaggctccttacttggaacaggcacatacataaatactgtggtggggttaaacatcttagcaggatcccaaccctcccctaagtttattttatatatatataaagttggtttttttaaagtcaGAAAAAATCAATTGGCATCCCAAATCGAAGTCCGAGTTTGTTCAATATATTTCTGCATACAAATAACGGTAGGGCGAGTTTGTGATATTTCGAGTTTGTTATAGTCCGAGTTTGTGATAGGTCAATTTGTTATAGTCCGAGTTATCCAGCATGTCCAGCAGCGTTTTGTTTGGTatcaggtccgttcgcgcccaatacactttcgcaccctacacgttcgcacctCGCACGTTCGCACCCAAGGTCCGTTCGCACTCTACATGTTCGCgtccaattttaattcaaattccagtagaataattggaaaatcatgattgttgttttaaattgctttaaCTAAATGTATTtggcttggtatgagtaaaacattgaagattttaaatgaaaaacacataaaaaataattgtttttaacaggtccctttgatctgaaacaatgaaacaataaaatatagcaatacactattataatcaaaacatgatttaaaaaaaatttcaacacaCCAGAAAAAGTCAGAAattcactttattttgaaacaaatcaaagaaaaaattataacaatacacttaccaaaacatgataaagagttattcaaacaaattaaaacgttgacagaatctcactttatttagaaaggattatttttttttaacaattcactatccaaaacatgataaagatttattcaacaccaAACAAAATGCTGTCTAACTTTAtttttgagacaatgacaacaaatatacttataagaatacacttgccaaaacttgattacaaagttattaaacacaaaaccgattaaaattgggcgcgaacatgtaaggtgcgaaagtgaaagggggcgaacatgagtAGGTGCGAACGtgaatgggcgcgaacggacccggattcgTTTTGTTTCATTAGGTCAAAATTTTAGTGGAACCTGTGTCATTTAcagtaatggcagacaaatgACGACCAGAGTTTCATAGTTCTTTTCTTacagttacaaaatatttatgagaTAATGTACCCAACAATgacaatattcaataaaaatatggCTTTTTCTGATTACGGCTGCATAATTTTGAGATGCTACTTAGTTTCACTTGAAATGATCACAATCTTTTAATGAATCCTCATGAATGGATATGAAAAACAATGGTAACTTTAAGATAAAATCCCTCAATTACCTTTTTTGTATACTGATGATgtgtttaaaactgtttaaagcTGATCAAAGCTTCTTATTCGTTCTAGAATTTCTGAAAa
This Mytilus trossulus isolate FHL-02 chromosome 14, PNRI_Mtr1.1.1.hap1, whole genome shotgun sequence DNA region includes the following protein-coding sequences:
- the LOC134695724 gene encoding uncharacterized protein LOC134695724 isoform X1; the encoded protein is MLCIVIKYVVQSTEFYHLKSEANFIHGFRCGNVCITCMHIIAKLLFEEQESTLIINTLVSVVSPSMKEFLRCTRGVMSAQLRRSARKRKNLPILAAASARKKVNQRVPDTMSVTAPQLPTLDTGTPFIPITSSTGTYPMLFSQTGAGIYTSASTGPVDLTSTANTLLYSRVPLPDQRVCNTVTSQDPPEHSLGNTNGASSFTMPFSTFDHPIQIPSMHANIAFNVSQSIREKIMKSEFIDLGILLINNTQQATQKLVFRGGEFIVQTENMQNKIGSIDQWTSAFIIFVSIYILYCAFR
- the LOC134695724 gene encoding uncharacterized protein LOC134695724 isoform X2; translation: MSAQLRRSARKRKNLPILAAASARKKVNQRVPDTMSVTAPQLPTLDTGTPFIPITSSTGTYPMLFSQTGAGIYTSASTGPVDLTSTANTLLYSRVPLPDQRVCNTVTSQDPPEHSLGNTNGASSFTMPFSTFDHPIQIPSMHANIAFNVSQSIREKIMKSEFIDLGILLINNTQQATQKLVFRGGEFIVQTENMQNKIGSIDQWTSAFIIFVSIYILYCAFR
- the LOC134695726 gene encoding transmembrane protein 33-like; its protein translation is MADNSGTSEATGSGSSGSTGSGSNTEGNAGQHTGGSVLTFMMSKKIESALWATRIFTIICTFLFFFPLVGGGPYGFYQRALISNAATSALRLHQRLPNFQLNRQFLSLLLAEDSCHYLIYSLMFMNSYPLTMSLIPICLYAVLHACNFTVLILNVMGPQSIQFVRNMITKLQAQQVSILRFIACTEIFIMPAVFLMTFTGKCSLFLPIIYYRFLLLRYSSRRNPYCRTLFHELRVSIEYLCSKPQCPAMVRNMLTKITAFVSRLAPTVA